The genome window AATGAATAAAGTGACTTACCTGAAAGCTTTTAAATTATAACACAATTGGCTCTTGGCACGCAGGACTAAAGATTTTTAAGCATTTTGCGGACAAATTCTCTAGCGCGGTCATTTAATTTATTGTAGCTTGAGAGTATCTCCAAATTTTCTTTTCTTTGTTTAATCTGCGCCATCATTTTTTCTGAGATTTTGGCCGCTTCACCAAACCACCAGTTCATATCCAGCCCATAAGCCTGATTGATTTTGATCAATGTTTCTAAGCCAGGTAAAGAAGTCCCTTTAAGTATTCTATAGTATTGAGCATAATCTAAATCTAAAAAATAGGCCTC of Candidatus Margulisiibacteriota bacterium contains these proteins:
- a CDS encoding helix-turn-helix domain-containing protein, with translation MTSSMLNQELKALISRKLRQLREKSKQTLEEEAYFLDLDYAQYYRILKGTSLPGLETLIKINQAYGLDMNWWFGEAAKISEKMMAQIKQRKENLEILSSYNKLNDRAREFVRKMLKNL